A single genomic interval of Porphyromonas sp. oral taxon 275 harbors:
- a CDS encoding efflux RND transporter periplasmic adaptor subunit encodes MKPQTSLLLLLSAASLSLSTACSSSSSSKQETAQSTDSTQVVTVDAARLTDFGSRQQYTAQLEAKTLNNITAQAGGRVKQILVAVGDRVAAGQVVARMEATQASAAQIQLADAKTNFARMDELYKVGGISKAQWEQAKSALEQAKLSYGNASENTLLRSPISGFVTAKNYDNGDVTSPAQPILVIQQVSPLKVVVNVSEQYYTRLKPGLESSLSVEALGEQTFSGRITKVYPTVDATTHTVGVEIEVANKDQRLRPGMYARLGLDFGTRQALTISDKAIVRQAGSGIRYVYVLKEGKAVYREVELGELQDGRYEALRGIEPGEQLIISAPSRLKNGTAVKLAK; translated from the coding sequence ATGAAGCCACAGACTTCGCTCCTGCTGCTCCTCTCAGCAGCCTCCCTCAGCCTTAGCACCGCCTGCAGCAGCTCGAGCTCCTCGAAGCAAGAGACGGCTCAGAGCACCGATAGCACCCAGGTCGTCACGGTCGACGCAGCACGCCTCACCGACTTCGGCAGCCGCCAGCAGTACACGGCGCAGCTCGAGGCCAAGACGCTCAATAACATCACCGCGCAGGCTGGCGGACGTGTCAAGCAGATCCTCGTCGCCGTAGGGGACCGCGTCGCCGCTGGGCAGGTCGTCGCCCGCATGGAGGCCACGCAGGCCTCTGCCGCACAGATCCAGCTGGCGGATGCCAAGACCAACTTCGCCCGCATGGACGAGCTCTACAAGGTCGGCGGTATCTCCAAGGCCCAGTGGGAGCAGGCCAAGAGCGCCCTCGAGCAGGCCAAGCTGAGCTACGGCAACGCCTCGGAGAACACCCTACTGCGTAGCCCCATCTCGGGCTTCGTCACCGCCAAGAACTACGACAATGGCGACGTCACCTCGCCCGCACAGCCCATCCTCGTCATCCAGCAGGTAAGCCCGCTCAAGGTCGTCGTCAACGTCTCCGAGCAGTACTACACCCGCCTCAAGCCCGGCCTCGAGTCCAGCCTTAGCGTCGAGGCCCTCGGCGAGCAGACCTTCAGCGGCCGTATCACCAAGGTCTACCCCACCGTCGACGCCACGACGCACACCGTCGGCGTCGAGATCGAGGTAGCCAACAAGGATCAGCGCCTACGCCCTGGGATGTACGCCCGCCTCGGTCTGGACTTCGGCACGCGCCAGGCCCTGACGATCTCGGACAAGGCCATCGTCCGCCAGGCAGGTAGTGGCATCCGCTATGTCTACGTCCTGAAGGAGGGCAAGGCCGTCTACCGCGAGGTCGAGCTAGGAGAGCTGCAGGACGGCCGCTACGAGGCCCTCCGCGGCATCGAGCCCGGTGAGCAGCTGATCATCTCCGCCCCCTCGCGCCTGAAGAACGGCACCGCTGTCAAGCTAGCTAAGTAG
- a CDS encoding peptidylprolyl isomerase, which translates to MAVLDKIRSHSVLLVVVIGVALAGFVIGDLFTSGRTFWDKSERVALSIDGKDISIEEYSARLEQLQQQAERQGQKIGDEQRMMLNNQLAQQYISEYALTKIADKAGVQVTDDELYALLTGKGISPSPLAVQFFGSADEKQVNEFIRQLSDKQIAAAPADQRDQLKGLQQQFVALQQQVRVQRLQEKIGTLLSRSFKINDLDRELALGGASRSVALVRSAASMITDAAAKPSDEEVQKYYDGHKDFFRMQSPMAEVSYISVQVVPSQADYQAAAEEKAKAVAELRAASTIPAVESALRAYASSNKFFDKSYLTGEELDQLGLGADQVAFVKAAAVGEVSDPQLVNDRYDIVKLVGKKAAPSALGLRMIVLNDSVKGRADSLVAQLGSGASFADLARKYSLDQQSAAQGGLITMPNRMGLVDSTFSEFTLSQLGAQSGLALDTLYKVPVGTVVCLGQAPMTILLRAENAQPAVEKYQLAYVSLEATFSTDTYNAKYAAMNKILGAGGGFDAMAQRAQKEGFSVARGVAVETGSPMLGQIPSSRPIVTWALGAKDGEVSPKLYTCGTDYLVIPAVGKHTPAGFAPLSVVKEQIVAKLMSEKKAEQLVKQLEAKKLSTLEAYAEAMQSKVDTLVDVNYIVRGSEPAAFNGYAMTTALGKLSKPFAGSNSEVFVLQPISATPVDKAASAAALKQQELGQARQYSYQAFADFIQRLKVKDNRARFY; encoded by the coding sequence ATGGCAGTATTAGACAAGATCCGGAGTCACTCCGTGCTGCTCGTGGTCGTGATCGGGGTAGCACTCGCTGGCTTCGTGATCGGAGACCTCTTCACCAGTGGACGCACCTTTTGGGATAAGAGCGAGCGCGTAGCCCTCTCCATCGACGGCAAGGACATCTCCATCGAGGAGTACAGCGCCCGCCTCGAGCAGCTACAGCAGCAGGCTGAGCGTCAGGGACAGAAGATAGGCGACGAGCAGCGTATGATGCTCAATAATCAGCTCGCGCAGCAGTATATATCGGAGTACGCGCTGACCAAGATCGCCGACAAGGCTGGCGTACAGGTCACCGACGATGAGCTCTATGCGCTGCTCACCGGCAAGGGGATCTCGCCCTCGCCACTGGCTGTCCAGTTCTTCGGCTCGGCCGATGAGAAGCAGGTCAACGAGTTTATCCGCCAGCTCTCCGACAAGCAGATCGCTGCTGCTCCCGCAGACCAGCGTGACCAGCTCAAGGGGCTGCAGCAGCAGTTCGTCGCCCTGCAGCAGCAGGTGCGCGTACAGCGTCTGCAGGAGAAGATCGGTACGCTGCTCTCGCGTAGCTTCAAGATCAACGACCTCGACCGCGAGCTCGCCCTCGGGGGCGCCTCTCGTAGCGTAGCGCTGGTACGTAGCGCGGCGAGCATGATCACCGACGCCGCTGCCAAGCCCAGCGATGAGGAGGTACAGAAGTACTACGACGGGCACAAGGACTTCTTCCGTATGCAGAGCCCGATGGCTGAGGTCAGCTACATCAGCGTGCAGGTCGTGCCCTCGCAGGCCGACTACCAGGCAGCTGCCGAGGAGAAGGCTAAGGCTGTAGCCGAGCTACGTGCCGCTAGCACCATCCCCGCCGTCGAGTCTGCCCTGCGTGCCTACGCTTCGTCCAATAAGTTCTTCGATAAGAGCTACCTCACCGGTGAGGAGCTCGACCAGCTCGGCCTCGGTGCCGATCAGGTAGCCTTCGTCAAGGCTGCTGCCGTAGGTGAGGTCAGCGATCCTCAGCTCGTCAACGACCGCTACGACATCGTCAAGCTCGTAGGCAAGAAGGCCGCTCCCTCGGCCCTCGGCCTGCGCATGATCGTCCTCAACGACAGCGTCAAGGGCCGTGCCGATAGCCTCGTGGCTCAGCTCGGCTCGGGCGCTAGCTTCGCCGACCTGGCGCGCAAGTACAGCCTCGACCAGCAGTCGGCAGCTCAGGGCGGGCTCATCACGATGCCCAACCGCATGGGCCTGGTCGATAGCACCTTCTCCGAATTTACCCTCAGCCAGCTCGGCGCTCAGTCGGGCCTTGCTCTGGATACCCTCTACAAGGTGCCCGTCGGTACCGTGGTATGCCTCGGTCAGGCTCCTATGACCATCCTGCTGCGCGCTGAGAACGCTCAGCCCGCGGTCGAGAAGTACCAGCTGGCCTACGTCTCCCTGGAGGCTACCTTCTCCACCGATACCTACAATGCCAAGTACGCGGCGATGAACAAGATCCTCGGCGCAGGCGGTGGCTTCGACGCCATGGCACAGCGCGCACAGAAGGAAGGCTTCAGCGTCGCTCGTGGGGTAGCCGTCGAGACGGGTTCGCCCATGCTCGGCCAGATCCCCAGCTCGCGCCCCATCGTCACCTGGGCCCTCGGTGCCAAGGATGGTGAGGTGAGCCCCAAGCTCTATACCTGCGGCACGGACTACCTCGTGATCCCCGCCGTCGGCAAGCACACGCCTGCAGGCTTCGCTCCCCTCTCCGTCGTCAAGGAGCAGATCGTGGCTAAGCTGATGAGCGAGAAGAAGGCTGAGCAGCTCGTCAAGCAGCTCGAGGCCAAGAAGCTCAGCACGCTGGAGGCCTACGCCGAGGCGATGCAGAGCAAGGTCGACACCCTCGTGGACGTCAACTATATCGTACGTGGCAGCGAGCCTGCAGCCTTCAACGGCTATGCGATGACCACCGCCCTGGGTAAGCTCTCCAAGCCCTTCGCAGGCTCCAATAGCGAGGTCTTCGTCCTGCAGCCCATCAGCGCTACGCCCGTCGACAAGGCAGCTTCGGCCGCCGCCCTCAAGCAGCAGGAGCTCGGCCAGGCTCGCCAGTACAGCTATCAGGCCTTCGCTGACTTCATCCAGCGCCTCAAGGTCAAGGATAATCGCGCCCGCTTCTACTAG
- the rlmN gene encoding 23S rRNA (adenine(2503)-C(2))-methyltransferase RlmN, whose amino-acid sequence MTPTTGKKILLGLSLEQLTQLAEELGMPRFTGKQLAGWLYDKRVTSIEEMSNISKANRERLSEHYEVGRSAPVTSELSKDGTRKYLFRVRSGGLVEAVFIPDGDRATLCISSQVGCKMDCLFCMTGKQGFKGNLSAGEIINQVLSVEESAELTNIVYMGMGEPLDNATNVLESIAVMTSSWGLAWSPKRITLSTVGVRRGLERFLSETSCHLAVSLHNPFHEGRLELMPAEGGLPLEQTLEMIRQADFTGQRRVSFEYIVFEGVNDSRAHAEELARLLRGIPCRINLIPFHQIPNVPLRPLAAAGMEQFKRWLEARGYTTTIRTSRGEDISAACGMLSTKEQMAEASASAS is encoded by the coding sequence ATGACGCCCACCACAGGCAAGAAAATACTCCTAGGACTGAGCCTCGAGCAGCTGACGCAGCTGGCCGAGGAGCTCGGTATGCCCCGCTTCACTGGCAAGCAGCTCGCAGGCTGGCTCTATGACAAGCGCGTCACGAGCATCGAGGAGATGAGCAACATCTCCAAGGCCAACCGTGAGCGCCTCAGCGAGCACTACGAGGTGGGGCGCAGTGCCCCCGTCACCAGCGAACTCTCCAAGGACGGCACGCGCAAGTACCTCTTCCGTGTCCGCTCGGGCGGACTCGTCGAGGCCGTCTTCATCCCCGACGGCGACCGCGCGACCCTCTGCATCTCCTCGCAGGTGGGCTGTAAGATGGACTGCCTCTTCTGCATGACGGGTAAGCAGGGCTTCAAGGGCAACCTCTCCGCGGGCGAGATCATCAACCAGGTGCTCTCGGTCGAGGAGTCAGCCGAGCTCACCAACATAGTATATATGGGTATGGGCGAGCCGCTGGATAATGCCACGAACGTGCTGGAGAGCATCGCCGTGATGACCTCTAGCTGGGGGCTGGCTTGGTCGCCCAAGCGCATCACCCTCTCTACCGTCGGGGTGCGCCGCGGACTGGAGCGCTTCCTCAGCGAGACGAGCTGCCACCTGGCGGTATCGCTGCACAACCCCTTCCACGAGGGACGCCTGGAGCTGATGCCCGCCGAAGGGGGCCTGCCGCTGGAGCAGACGCTGGAGATGATCCGCCAGGCGGACTTCACGGGGCAGCGTCGTGTGTCCTTCGAGTACATCGTCTTCGAGGGCGTCAACGATAGCCGCGCCCACGCCGAGGAGCTGGCGCGCCTCCTGCGCGGCATCCCTTGTCGCATCAACCTCATCCCCTTCCACCAGATCCCCAACGTGCCGCTGCGCCCGCTGGCAGCCGCCGGCATGGAGCAGTTCAAGCGCTGGCTGGAGGCTCGTGGCTACACTACGACCATCCGCACCTCCCGCGGCGAGGACATCTCCGCCGCCTGCGGCATGCTCTCCACCAAGGAACAGATGGCCGAGGCCTCTGCCTCTGCCTCCTAG
- a CDS encoding DciA family protein yields MRRSETLSLQAALAQLWDEDPELYEHMLERQLLDQLPTLLGVLGRYLQEASIDDGVLRLKMTSAAARQELNMRLNPLREQLNRAVRAELVRIIQVF; encoded by the coding sequence ATGCGACGGAGTGAGACCCTCAGCCTGCAGGCAGCACTGGCGCAGCTCTGGGATGAGGACCCTGAGCTCTATGAGCACATGCTGGAGCGCCAGCTCCTCGATCAGCTCCCCACGCTGCTGGGGGTGCTGGGGCGCTACCTGCAGGAGGCAAGCATTGACGATGGTGTGCTGCGCCTCAAGATGACTTCGGCTGCCGCGAGGCAGGAACTCAATATGCGACTCAATCCGCTGCGGGAGCAGCTCAACCGCGCCGTGCGTGCCGAGCTGGTACGCATCATCCAAGTCTTCTAA
- a CDS encoding TolC family protein, with the protein MQQKNIARTLGYALLGLLTLSGTEASGQQSATTRPPLTLRGAVDSALRLNPALAASELGIKGAELDQRKNRGKLFPEINLSGSYSLMLKKQKVYFGGGDSGGSMPGGASSPFGNLFGGDGIEMGERHSLQGGINAGMPLIAPQLWASLQLDQRAVELAEEKARGSRVALISEVRKAYLGVLLARESARTLQSSYDNTQQNYQQITQKYEHGLVAEYDKIRMETQLKNLLPQLLSARNTERLAEAKLKVVMGLPLSDSISLSEALPAYEEQIFGLLPESGERAATSLSLERNSDLRSLGLQQRQLEAALKVKKAAFLPTLALSFTYQYNYAADQLRLDNSKRWSPFSTLGLSLNVPLYNGGARYNDLRASRVQIQQLQLQRLATQRQLELGLENARTEQRNALATFVAARDAVASASRGHEIARVRYSSGASTLLELNDAELALLQARLALSQAIHQYMISVFSLDELQGLDQLP; encoded by the coding sequence ATGCAACAAAAGAACATAGCCCGTACCCTCGGCTACGCCCTCCTCGGGCTCCTCACCCTCAGCGGCACAGAAGCCTCGGGACAGCAGTCCGCGACGACTCGCCCACCGCTCACCCTACGCGGGGCGGTAGACAGCGCCCTTAGGCTCAACCCCGCCCTCGCCGCCAGCGAGCTCGGCATCAAGGGCGCCGAGCTCGACCAGCGCAAGAATCGAGGCAAGCTCTTCCCCGAGATCAACCTCTCGGGCTCCTATAGCCTCATGCTCAAGAAGCAGAAGGTCTACTTCGGCGGCGGCGATAGCGGCGGCTCCATGCCTGGCGGCGCTTCCTCTCCCTTCGGTAACCTCTTCGGCGGCGACGGGATTGAGATGGGTGAGCGCCACAGCCTGCAGGGCGGCATCAACGCAGGGATGCCCCTCATCGCCCCCCAGCTCTGGGCCTCCCTCCAGCTCGACCAGCGAGCTGTAGAGCTAGCAGAGGAGAAGGCCCGCGGCTCCCGCGTGGCCCTCATCAGCGAGGTGCGCAAGGCCTACCTCGGGGTACTGCTGGCACGCGAGTCGGCACGCACCCTACAGAGCAGCTACGACAACACGCAGCAGAACTACCAGCAGATCACCCAGAAGTACGAGCACGGGCTCGTGGCCGAGTACGACAAGATCCGCATGGAGACGCAGCTCAAGAATCTCCTGCCTCAGCTCCTCTCGGCACGCAACACCGAGCGCCTGGCGGAGGCCAAGCTCAAGGTCGTCATGGGGCTCCCCCTCAGTGATAGCATCAGCCTCAGCGAGGCGCTGCCCGCCTACGAGGAGCAGATCTTCGGCCTCCTGCCCGAGTCGGGCGAGCGCGCCGCCACCTCCCTCAGCCTCGAGCGCAACAGCGACCTCAGGAGCCTCGGCCTACAGCAGCGCCAGCTCGAGGCCGCGCTCAAGGTGAAGAAGGCCGCCTTCCTCCCCACCCTCGCCCTTAGCTTCACCTACCAGTACAACTACGCTGCCGACCAGCTGCGCCTAGACAATAGCAAGCGCTGGAGTCCCTTCTCCACCCTCGGTCTGAGCCTCAACGTACCGCTTTATAATGGGGGGGCGCGCTATAATGACCTACGTGCCAGCCGCGTGCAGATCCAGCAGCTACAGCTGCAGCGCCTAGCCACCCAGCGGCAGCTCGAGCTCGGGCTGGAGAACGCCCGCACCGAGCAGCGCAATGCCCTGGCGACCTTTGTCGCCGCACGTGATGCCGTCGCCAGCGCCAGCCGCGGCCACGAGATCGCTCGCGTACGCTACAGCAGTGGCGCCAGCACCCTGCTGGAGCTCAACGACGCCGAGCTAGCACTGCTGCAGGCGCGCCTTGCCCTCAGCCAAGCCATCCACCAGTATATGATCTCGGTCTTCAGCCTCGATGAGCTGCAGGGCCTCGACCAGCTCCCCTAG
- a CDS encoding efflux RND transporter permease subunit — MSIYETSVKKPITTALIYVAIAILGLFALTRLAIELMPNTDTTTVMIITAYPGASAEDIESNVTKVLENSLNGIDKLKHISSKSQENSSIITMQFRAGTPIAEATNDIRDKLDATSELLPTGAKKPTIFKFDNASIPVAMLSVQSKESAPALAKILEDKVTNPLQRIDGVGSVSVLGATKRVIQVYCAPSKLEAYHLTTQQIAQIIGAENTNIPAGQIDLGSRTNSLRVQGEFTDPAQLSSIIVASVGGKDVRLSDVATVKDTVAERQQENYINGMTGAMVMISKQAGSNSVKISEQVRRMLPQIQQSLPSDVKLDYLIDTSSFIVNTINSLQETIYITFVIVMLVVFIFLGRWRATFIIVLTIPISLVASFIYLLVSGNSLNVISLSSLSIAIGMVVDDAIVVLENVTTHIERGSAPRQAAIHGTNEVGISVIASTLTMLAVFLPLTMTPGDAGVMFRQLGWSISIVMIVSTAAALSLTPMLSSQLLRKGVSRGKVLTRFFAPIEAVLGKLDLLYARLLGWTVRHRRSTILSALGIFVLSLLGLQFIKSSFMPKQDVGFIDASVELPVGTRVEETRQFALDLEARMRQTFPAIQTISMSVGQADASNAYASTQENGSNVASMFIGLRPQKERSMTQDEVAAGLRSLFAKTPEVTSFKVSSGDGNPNSSSGLVIELYGQDFQRSDSYARLLSEQLKDKASVSGITISRKDYTPELRFVFDRTKLAEQGLNLATASGYLRSAVNGTVSSYFREEGSEYDIRVSLAPEARQSVQDLMNILVYTPQGKAVRLSELGRLDESFTPPTIERKDRSRYVALTVNAAPGSQLSEVVADAQQILDAHPLPEGMSYKLTGAYESQQETFGDLGVLMALIVLLVFIVMAAQFESLVDPFVIMFSVPFAFTGVFIGLLVTQVPMDTMTFIGMIMLIGIVVKNGIVLIDYIRLCRERGMIISRAVVASGKSRLRPVLMTTMTTVLGMLPMALGIGEGSEMWQAMGITVAWGLSISTLVTLVLIPTLYAALEARRLKRRRI; from the coding sequence ATGAGTATCTACGAAACCTCGGTCAAGAAGCCGATCACCACGGCGCTCATCTACGTAGCCATCGCTATCCTCGGGCTCTTCGCCCTGACGCGACTGGCCATCGAGCTGATGCCCAACACGGACACCACGACCGTGATGATCATCACCGCCTACCCGGGCGCCAGCGCGGAGGACATCGAGTCCAACGTCACGAAGGTGCTCGAGAACAGCCTCAACGGGATCGACAAGCTCAAGCACATCAGCTCCAAGAGCCAGGAGAACTCGTCCATCATCACCATGCAGTTCCGCGCCGGGACGCCCATCGCAGAAGCCACCAACGACATCCGCGATAAGCTCGACGCGACCTCCGAGCTCCTCCCCACGGGGGCTAAGAAGCCGACGATCTTCAAGTTCGACAACGCCAGCATCCCCGTAGCGATGCTCTCCGTGCAGTCCAAGGAGAGTGCCCCAGCGCTGGCCAAGATCCTCGAGGACAAGGTCACCAACCCACTGCAGCGCATCGACGGCGTAGGCTCGGTGAGCGTCCTCGGCGCCACCAAGCGCGTCATCCAGGTCTACTGCGCCCCCTCCAAGCTCGAGGCCTACCACCTGACGACCCAGCAGATCGCACAGATCATCGGGGCGGAGAACACCAATATCCCCGCAGGGCAGATCGACCTCGGATCCCGTACGAATAGCCTCCGAGTGCAGGGCGAGTTCACCGATCCCGCACAGCTCTCGAGCATCATCGTCGCTAGTGTCGGCGGCAAGGACGTACGCCTCTCAGACGTGGCCACCGTCAAGGATACCGTCGCCGAGCGCCAGCAGGAGAACTATATCAATGGTATGACCGGGGCGATGGTCATGATCAGCAAGCAGGCGGGCTCCAACTCGGTGAAGATCTCCGAGCAGGTACGTCGCATGCTGCCTCAGATCCAGCAGTCGCTGCCCTCCGACGTCAAGCTCGACTACCTGATCGACACCTCGTCCTTCATCGTCAATACGATCAACTCGCTCCAGGAGACGATCTACATCACCTTCGTCATCGTGATGCTGGTGGTCTTCATCTTCCTCGGACGCTGGCGCGCCACCTTCATCATCGTGCTGACGATCCCTATATCGCTCGTCGCCTCCTTCATCTACCTGCTCGTCTCAGGCAATTCGCTCAACGTCATCTCCCTCTCCTCGCTCTCCATCGCCATAGGTATGGTCGTGGATGATGCTATCGTGGTGCTGGAGAATGTGACCACCCACATCGAGCGCGGCAGCGCCCCCAGGCAAGCTGCCATCCATGGCACGAACGAGGTAGGGATCTCGGTCATCGCCTCGACACTGACGATGCTCGCCGTCTTCCTCCCGCTGACGATGACGCCGGGGGATGCTGGGGTGATGTTCCGCCAGCTGGGCTGGAGTATCAGCATCGTGATGATCGTCTCGACGGCAGCGGCACTGAGCCTGACGCCCATGCTCTCCTCGCAGCTGCTGCGCAAGGGCGTGAGCCGCGGTAAGGTACTGACGCGCTTCTTCGCCCCCATTGAGGCGGTCCTCGGGAAGCTCGACCTCCTCTACGCTCGCCTCCTAGGGTGGACGGTACGCCACCGCCGCTCGACGATCCTCTCCGCCCTAGGGATCTTCGTCCTGAGCCTTCTGGGGCTGCAGTTCATCAAGAGCTCCTTCATGCCGAAGCAGGACGTGGGCTTCATCGACGCCTCGGTGGAGCTGCCCGTCGGCACACGTGTGGAGGAGACACGGCAGTTCGCCCTCGACCTCGAGGCACGTATGCGCCAGACCTTCCCTGCCATACAGACGATCTCCATGTCCGTGGGGCAGGCCGACGCCAGCAATGCCTACGCCTCGACGCAGGAGAACGGCTCCAACGTCGCCTCCATGTTCATCGGCCTGCGCCCACAGAAGGAGCGCAGCATGACGCAGGATGAGGTCGCCGCGGGGCTCCGCTCCCTCTTCGCCAAGACGCCCGAGGTGACCTCCTTCAAGGTCTCCAGTGGCGACGGCAACCCCAACTCTAGCTCGGGCCTCGTCATCGAGCTCTACGGGCAGGACTTCCAGCGCTCGGACAGCTACGCCCGCCTCCTCAGCGAGCAGCTCAAGGACAAGGCCAGCGTCTCGGGCATCACCATCAGCCGCAAGGACTATACGCCTGAGCTGCGCTTCGTCTTCGACCGCACCAAGCTCGCCGAGCAGGGGCTCAACCTCGCCACTGCCTCCGGCTATCTGCGCAGCGCGGTCAATGGGACGGTCAGCTCCTACTTCCGTGAGGAGGGTAGCGAGTACGACATCCGCGTGAGCCTCGCCCCGGAGGCACGCCAGAGCGTCCAGGACCTGATGAACATCCTCGTCTATACGCCCCAGGGCAAGGCCGTACGCCTCTCCGAGCTCGGCCGCCTAGACGAGTCCTTCACCCCGCCGACCATCGAGCGCAAGGACCGCTCGCGCTACGTGGCGCTGACGGTCAATGCCGCCCCAGGCTCGCAGCTCAGTGAGGTCGTCGCCGACGCCCAGCAGATCCTCGACGCCCACCCGCTGCCCGAGGGCATGAGCTACAAGCTGACGGGGGCCTACGAGAGTCAGCAGGAGACCTTCGGCGACCTGGGAGTGCTGATGGCCCTGATCGTGCTGCTGGTCTTCATCGTCATGGCGGCGCAGTTCGAGAGCCTCGTCGACCCCTTCGTCATCATGTTCTCCGTGCCCTTCGCCTTCACGGGGGTCTTCATCGGCCTCCTAGTGACGCAGGTGCCTATGGATACGATGACCTTCATCGGTATGATCATGCTCATCGGCATCGTGGTGAAGAACGGGATCGTGCTCATCGACTACATACGCCTGTGCCGCGAGCGCGGTATGATCATCTCGCGGGCGGTCGTCGCCTCGGGTAAGTCCCGCCTCCGCCCCGTCCTCATGACCACGATGACCACCGTCCTGGGGATGCTCCCCATGGCGCTCGGCATCGGTGAGGGCTCGGAGATGTGGCAGGCTATGGGGATCACCGTCGCCTGGGGGCTCTCCATCTCGACCCTCGTCACCCTCGTACTCATCCCCACGCTCTACGCGGCCCTCGAGGCACGCCGTCTGAAGCGCCGACGCATCTAG
- a CDS encoding DNA replication/repair protein RecF, whose product MILRRLHLVNFKSIAAASCTFSPKVNCLIGLNGMGKTNLLDALHYLAFTKSHLPITDSLAVRRGAESAVLEGSYESDHGDERQLLLQIRPGQRKILKRNRKEYGRLSEHIGAFPLVIISPQDYQLILGGSEERRRFLDRQLGQQDSVYMAALTQYHRVLEQRNSLLKARTASPSVLEVLDLQLDQVAPILYERRQRFVEDFVPLFQQYYSTISGEQEEVRLSYQTTLHSSGGQLLEALRAARQIDQALGHSSVGLHRDDLLMELEGELIRKVGSEGQRKTYLIALKFAQYTLLSRSNPERPLLLLDDIFDKLDAARVERIIGLVGGSDFGQIFITDTNRKYLDEIIESWGEDYRLFEVEEGVITQTAGDATE is encoded by the coding sequence ATGATCCTACGACGGCTTCACCTCGTCAACTTTAAGAGCATAGCGGCGGCCAGCTGCACCTTCTCCCCCAAGGTTAACTGCCTTATTGGGCTCAACGGCATGGGGAAGACCAACCTGCTGGACGCCCTGCACTACCTGGCCTTCACGAAGAGCCACCTCCCCATCACGGACAGCCTGGCGGTACGGCGTGGGGCGGAGTCCGCCGTGCTGGAGGGGAGCTACGAGAGCGACCACGGCGACGAGCGACAGCTGCTCCTGCAGATCCGTCCTGGGCAGCGTAAGATCCTCAAGCGCAACCGCAAGGAGTACGGTCGCCTCAGTGAGCATATCGGTGCCTTCCCCCTGGTCATCATCTCCCCGCAAGACTATCAGCTGATCCTCGGGGGCAGCGAAGAGCGTCGCCGCTTCCTCGACCGACAGCTCGGGCAGCAGGACAGCGTCTACATGGCAGCACTCACGCAGTATCACCGCGTGCTGGAGCAGCGCAATAGCCTGTTGAAGGCGCGCACAGCTTCGCCCTCCGTCCTGGAGGTGCTCGACCTACAGCTCGACCAAGTCGCCCCCATCCTCTACGAGCGCCGTCAGCGCTTCGTGGAGGACTTCGTCCCCCTCTTCCAGCAGTACTATAGCACCATCAGCGGCGAGCAGGAGGAGGTGCGTCTCAGCTATCAGACGACGCTGCACAGCTCAGGCGGGCAGCTCCTGGAGGCACTGCGGGCGGCGCGTCAGATCGACCAGGCACTGGGTCACAGCTCGGTAGGGCTGCACCGCGACGACCTCCTGATGGAGCTCGAGGGCGAGCTTATCCGCAAGGTGGGCTCGGAGGGGCAGCGTAAGACCTACCTCATCGCCCTGAAGTTCGCCCAGTACACCCTCCTCTCCCGATCCAATCCCGAGCGGCCGCTGCTGCTGCTGGACGACATCTTCGACAAGCTGGATGCCGCCCGTGTGGAGCGTATCATCGGGCTTGTGGGTGGCAGTGACTTCGGTCAGATCTTCATCACCGACACCAATCGCAAGTACCTCGACGAGATCATCGAGAGCTGGGGGGAGGACTACCGCCTCTTTGAGGTCGAGGAGGGCGTCATCACACAGACTGCAGGCGATGCGACGGAGTGA
- a CDS encoding DUF421 domain-containing protein, translated as MQQYVDIALKLIVGMIGILAFLRITGKAQMAQITPLDTVSAFVIGALVGGVLYNPDMKALHILFALAVWTVFNMFTRFCMRSALLRRLIKGESVYLVKGGLLNFKAFKRHSLEMEQFRVLLREKGIFSLFDLEDVRFETNGSITVSEIGRGRESFLIVNNGAIVDSTLTALGKNKEWALRNIQRNGFQTPSELFCMEWTPHRGFYLVAKSGDVKRGDEEIAAEDIPDEVLN; from the coding sequence ATGCAGCAGTATGTAGATATCGCACTCAAGCTCATCGTGGGCATGATCGGCATCCTGGCCTTCCTCCGCATCACGGGCAAGGCACAGATGGCACAGATCACTCCGCTGGATACCGTCAGTGCCTTCGTCATCGGTGCCCTTGTCGGGGGTGTGCTCTACAATCCCGATATGAAGGCACTGCACATCCTCTTTGCCCTAGCGGTGTGGACGGTCTTCAATATGTTCACCCGCTTCTGTATGCGCTCGGCCCTCCTACGTCGCCTCATCAAGGGCGAGAGCGTATACCTGGTCAAGGGCGGCCTACTGAACTTCAAGGCCTTCAAGCGCCACAGCCTTGAGATGGAGCAGTTCCGTGTCCTGCTACGCGAGAAGGGCATCTTCTCCCTCTTTGACCTAGAGGATGTACGCTTCGAGACCAACGGCTCGATTACGGTCTCGGAGATCGGTCGTGGCCGTGAGTCTTTCCTCATCGTGAATAATGGGGCGATCGTCGACTCCACCCTTACGGCGCTGGGCAAGAATAAGGAATGGGCGCTGCGCAATATCCAGCGCAACGGCTTCCAGACGCCCTCTGAGCTCTTCTGCATGGAGTGGACGCCGCACCGTGGCTTCTACCTCGTGGCCAAGAGCGGGGATGTCAAGCGCGGGGACGAAGAGATCGCTGCGGAGGACATCCCAGACGAGGTACTCAACTAG